One part of the Gossypium raimondii isolate GPD5lz chromosome 1, ASM2569854v1, whole genome shotgun sequence genome encodes these proteins:
- the LOC105778308 gene encoding probable beta-1,3-galactosyltransferase 14, translated as MPSSPKFFHSRHPPPATRLTRSTALIVFSTLSFLFSLYVFLSSTDCGHQCLSDLRSVRVLLDKPGNVNITATSDGDVDVNGTKRHKVMGFVGIQTGFRSVGRRRSLRKTWMPSYHQGLQRLEEATGLAFRFVIGRTNDRSKMAQLGREVAKYDDFLLLDFEEEYSKLPYKTLAFFKAAYALYDSDFYVKADDDIYLRPDRLSLLLAKERSHSQTYLGCMKKGPVFTDPKLKWYEPLSYLLGSEYFLHAYGPLYALSADVVASLVALRNNSFRMFSNEDVTIGAWMLAMNVNFENNRRLCERKCTPTFIAVLDIPKCSGLCNPETRILELHRQEMCSNGSTFPSDDKQLSLA; from the exons ATGCCATCATCTCCCAAATTCTTCCACTCCCGCCATCCACCGCCGGCCACGCGCCTCACCAGATCAACAGCCCTCATCGTCTTCTCCACCCTCTCTTTCCTCTTCTCCCTCTACGTTTTCCTTTCCTCCACTGACTGCGGTCACCAATGTCTCTCCGACCTGAGATCCGTTCGGGTTCTTTTGGACAAACCCGGGAATGTCAATATAACTGCTACTTCCGATGGAGATGTTGATGTTAATGGGACCAAGAGGCATAAAGTTATGGGCTTCGTTGGGATCCAAACCGGGTTCCGTTCAGTCGGTCGAAGACGGTCCTTGAGGAAGACTTGGATGCCTTCCTATCATCAAGGCCTCCAACg gttAGAAGAAGCAACAGGATTAGCTTTTAGGTTTGTAATTGGTAGAACAAATGAtagatcaaagatggcacaGCTGGGGAGAGAAGTAGCAAAATATGATGATTTccttttgttagattttgaggAGGAATACAGTAAACTCCCTTACAAAAC GTTAGCATTCTTTAAAGCTGCCTATGCACTCTATGATTCTGATTTTTATGTCAAAGCTGATGATGATATATATTTGAGGCCAG ATCGACTATCACTTCTATTAGCTAAAGAACGTTCTCACTCtcagacttacctcggatgcatgAAAAAGGGTCCGGTATTTACTGATCCTAAGTTGAAATG GTATGAGCCACTATCCTATCTACTAGGCTCGGAGTACTTCCTTCATGCCTACGGTCCTTTATATGCTCTTTCGGCAGATGTTGTTGCAAGTTTGGTTGCTCTGAGAAACAACAG TTTTCGGATGTTTAGTAACGAAGATGTTACAATAGGCGCATGGATGCTTGCAATGAATGTCAACTTTGAGAACAACCGAAGACTGTGTGAGCGAAAGTGTACGCCTACATTCATTGCTGTCTTGGATATCCCCAAATGTTCAG GACTATGTAATCCGGAGACAAGGATATTGGAACTTCATCGGCAAGAAATGTGCTCAAATGGTTCAACGTTCCCATCGGATGATAAACAGCTTTCCTTGGCCTAA